One genomic window of Oleidesulfovibrio alaskensis DSM 16109 includes the following:
- a CDS encoding sodium:solute symporter family protein has product MTSTFYVILAYMACMIGIGLWVAKRKIRQSEDFLLAGRQLGPAMMAGTLAAAEIGGGSTLGVAAKAYGEWGFSAGWYVVSAGIGIFLVSFVAPYLRRSMATTVPEILARRYGRTSHIITTFLSISALFFATAAQVIATSSVIHVVTGADLPMVIILSGCVVTAYTLMGGLMSVAFTDIVHIFFITVGMAVAMPIILHNSGGWDHLVATLPPSQMSLTNVGWKTIFGLILMYFMTFSTGQEAVQRYFAARNAKVAKMGSFMCSCLMALYGFIPAVIGLVALAHFPGIEPNSALPTAAQHFAPTIIAGVVLASVVAATMSSASGNMLAVSTLFTKDVFQKYIRPDATDKQLMTWSKGAILFVGMCAVGIALGNYSIISLLILAFTMRAAGPFAAFVFGLIYEKATVNAGLYSIILGSVAAIGWQQAGEPYGIMAIVFGALVSTVSFFAISKIEIAMGVAPAPLAITEEHRKASGEE; this is encoded by the coding sequence ATGACGAGCACATTCTATGTTATTCTGGCCTATATGGCGTGCATGATCGGAATCGGCCTGTGGGTCGCCAAACGCAAAATCCGTCAATCTGAAGATTTTCTTCTGGCAGGCCGGCAGCTTGGTCCGGCTATGATGGCAGGGACTCTCGCCGCCGCCGAAATCGGCGGCGGCAGTACCCTGGGCGTTGCGGCCAAGGCCTATGGCGAATGGGGTTTTTCCGCAGGATGGTACGTTGTCAGCGCCGGTATCGGCATCTTTCTGGTGTCGTTCGTCGCCCCGTATCTGCGCCGCTCCATGGCCACCACGGTTCCTGAAATTCTGGCACGGCGTTACGGCCGCACATCGCATATCATAACCACTTTTCTTTCCATCAGCGCCCTTTTCTTTGCCACGGCTGCGCAGGTCATTGCCACCTCGTCGGTCATCCATGTGGTAACCGGCGCCGACCTGCCCATGGTCATCATCCTTTCCGGCTGCGTGGTCACGGCCTACACGCTCATGGGCGGGCTCATGTCGGTGGCCTTTACCGATATCGTGCATATATTCTTCATCACCGTAGGTATGGCTGTGGCCATGCCCATCATTCTGCACAACTCCGGCGGGTGGGACCATCTTGTGGCCACGCTGCCTCCTTCGCAGATGAGCCTGACCAACGTGGGCTGGAAGACTATATTCGGACTTATCCTTATGTACTTCATGACCTTTTCCACAGGTCAGGAAGCGGTTCAGCGGTATTTTGCCGCACGTAACGCCAAAGTGGCCAAAATGGGCTCCTTCATGTGCTCCTGCCTGATGGCCCTGTACGGCTTCATTCCGGCAGTCATAGGTCTGGTGGCACTGGCCCACTTCCCCGGTATCGAACCCAACAGTGCGCTGCCCACGGCCGCGCAGCATTTCGCCCCGACCATCATCGCAGGCGTGGTTCTGGCATCGGTGGTGGCGGCAACCATGTCCAGCGCCTCCGGCAACATGCTGGCCGTGTCCACACTGTTCACCAAAGACGTCTTTCAGAAGTATATCCGCCCCGATGCCACAGACAAGCAGCTCATGACATGGAGCAAGGGCGCCATCCTGTTCGTGGGCATGTGCGCCGTGGGCATCGCGCTGGGTAACTACTCCATCATATCGCTGCTCATTCTGGCATTCACCATGCGTGCCGCCGGTCCTTTCGCAGCGTTCGTCTTCGGGCTGATTTATGAAAAAGCCACCGTAAACGCCGGACTGTACTCCATCATTCTGGGGTCCGTGGCTGCCATCGGATGGCAGCAGGCCGGTGAACCCTACGGCATCATGGCCATCGTGTTCGGCGCGCTGGTCAGTACCGTGAGCTTCTTTGCGATTTCCAAGATTGAAATCGCCATGGGTGTTGCGCCTGCCCCGCTGGCCATCACCGAAGAACACCGCAAGGCGAGCGGCGAAGAGTAG
- a CDS encoding DsbA family oxidoreductase: MGKGLVEKLQAELNVSSEWLPYEVHPETPLRGVELAEYFPDLDPAAFMAEMDRRGAPLGKRFGGQRLLSNSRHALLGGIHAARQGRADIYDEAVFRAYFTDGADIGDMAVLGSAAAAAGLDKAEFMRAVQDGRYEPVLQEYARHARGQGVRAAPTFFIEGYGKIVGAQPFAVLRDAVVRAAGGTPPPAL, encoded by the coding sequence ATCGGCAAGGGGCTTGTCGAAAAACTGCAGGCGGAACTGAATGTCAGCTCCGAGTGGCTGCCATATGAAGTGCATCCCGAAACGCCGCTGCGGGGGGTGGAACTGGCGGAATACTTTCCCGATCTTGATCCCGCGGCTTTTATGGCAGAGATGGACCGGCGCGGGGCGCCGCTGGGCAAGAGGTTCGGCGGACAGCGGCTTTTGAGCAACTCGCGTCATGCCCTGCTGGGCGGAATACACGCTGCGCGGCAGGGCAGGGCAGATATCTATGACGAGGCCGTTTTCCGAGCGTATTTCACCGACGGGGCAGACATAGGCGACATGGCGGTGCTGGGCAGTGCGGCCGCAGCTGCCGGACTGGACAAGGCGGAATTTATGCGGGCTGTGCAGGATGGCAGATATGAACCGGTACTGCAGGAATATGCGCGGCACGCACGCGGGCAGGGAGTGCGTGCCGCTCCGACTTTTTTCATTGAAGGATATGGTAAAATTGTGGGGGCGCAGCCGTTTGCAGTGCTGCGCGACGCCGTTGTGCGGGCGGCCGGAGGTACGCCGCCCCCGGCGCTGTAA
- a CDS encoding YgeY family selenium metabolism-linked hydrolase, which translates to MLNEQVKKSVVDLCAAVIRQPSVSGEEAGVVSELKAFMESSGFDSVTVDRYGSIIGCVKGNRPGPRILFDGHIDTVPVDAARWTRDPFGAQIENGRMYGRGTSDMKGAVAAMAVAAAEMAKPENRDFAGEIYVAGVVHEECFEGVAAREISSAVKPDYVVIGEASQLNLKIAQRGRAEIVLQTEGKPAHSASPDEGINAVHKMMKLVACVEALTPPEQEVLGKGTNALTDIKSSPYPGASVVPSGCRVTYDRRLLVGETKESILQPIRDIIARLQAEDSAFKATVGLAEDQAPCHTGETIRAERFFPAWRYEESEEFVRQVLGGLRAAGLDPQIDHYAFCTNGSHYAGEAGIRTFGFGPSLETLAHTDDEYIELDQLYKAVAGYMAISRALLQA; encoded by the coding sequence GTGTTGAATGAACAAGTGAAGAAAAGCGTTGTGGACCTGTGCGCTGCCGTTATCCGGCAGCCCAGCGTCTCGGGCGAGGAAGCCGGTGTCGTTTCCGAACTCAAGGCCTTCATGGAGTCGAGCGGGTTTGATTCGGTGACTGTCGACCGTTACGGCAGCATCATCGGTTGTGTGAAAGGCAACCGCCCCGGCCCCAGAATTCTGTTTGACGGCCATATAGACACTGTGCCTGTGGATGCCGCACGCTGGACCAGAGATCCTTTCGGCGCCCAGATCGAAAACGGCCGCATGTACGGCCGCGGCACGTCGGACATGAAAGGCGCCGTGGCAGCCATGGCCGTGGCGGCAGCTGAAATGGCAAAGCCGGAAAACCGTGATTTCGCCGGTGAGATTTATGTGGCCGGCGTGGTGCACGAAGAATGCTTTGAAGGGGTGGCCGCACGCGAAATCAGCAGTGCCGTCAAGCCCGATTATGTGGTCATCGGCGAAGCATCGCAGCTGAATCTGAAAATAGCCCAGCGCGGCCGGGCTGAAATTGTATTGCAGACAGAGGGCAAACCCGCGCACTCCGCGTCGCCCGATGAAGGCATAAACGCCGTGCACAAAATGATGAAGCTGGTGGCCTGCGTGGAAGCGCTGACCCCGCCCGAACAGGAAGTGCTGGGCAAAGGTACCAACGCCCTTACCGACATCAAGTCGTCTCCGTACCCCGGCGCCTCGGTGGTGCCTTCCGGCTGCCGCGTGACCTACGACCGGCGCCTGCTGGTGGGAGAAACCAAAGAGTCCATTCTGCAGCCCATCCGCGACATCATTGCCCGGTTGCAGGCCGAAGATTCCGCTTTCAAGGCAACTGTGGGGCTGGCTGAAGATCAGGCCCCCTGCCACACCGGCGAAACCATCCGCGCCGAGCGGTTTTTCCCCGCATGGCGTTATGAAGAGTCCGAAGAGTTTGTCCGGCAGGTTCTGGGCGGTCTGCGTGCAGCCGGTCTTGACCCGCAGATAGACCACTATGCCTTCTGCACCAACGGCAGTCACTATGCCGGCGAGGCAGGTATCAGAACCTTCGGCTTCGGTCCCTCGCTCGAAACTCTGGCACACACCGATGATGAGTACATCGAGCTTGATCAACTCTACAAGGCTGTTGCCGGCTACATGGCCATCAGCCGAGCCCTGCTGCAGGCCTAG
- a CDS encoding N-acyl-D-amino-acid deacylase family protein, producing MKRLISNATIIDGTGAAGFSGSVVTEGERIVAVLPDSNPQGDFDEVLDAQGCVVCPGFIDTHSHSDLLIFREKHVPAKTRQGITTEILGQDGISAAPMPAEYESPWRKNLAGLDGDVEELDWSYATTDGYLKLLEQNGSAPNEGYLIPHGNVRMEALGLSNVKATDDDLRRMQDILRRELEAGGMGFSTGLIYMPCAYSDTREMVALCKAAAEFDRPLVIHQRSEADTILESMEEVITMGRESGVKVHFSHFKICGKNNADKYEKVLALLDRCSAEGIRVSFDQYPYIAGSTMLGVILPPWVHDGGTDLLLQRLADPEARRRMVRDIRSGIAGWDNFVEFAGLDGIYVTDVKTAANGDCIGKNLVELGELRGKDPFEATFDLLLQEENAVGMVDFYGLEEHVEGFMRRPEMNVCTDGLLGGKPHPRVYGAFPRVLGRYVRERGALTLEEAVRKMTGRPASVFGLAGRGELKAGNYADIVVFDPQTVQDNGTFTDPCQFPDGIHHVLVNGRYVVRNAANTDEAPGKVIRL from the coding sequence ATGAAAAGACTTATCAGCAACGCCACCATCATCGACGGGACAGGAGCCGCCGGTTTCAGCGGTTCTGTAGTGACCGAAGGAGAGAGGATCGTCGCGGTGCTGCCGGACAGCAATCCTCAGGGCGATTTCGATGAAGTGCTCGACGCTCAGGGTTGTGTCGTCTGCCCCGGCTTCATCGACACCCACAGCCATTCCGACCTGCTGATTTTCAGAGAAAAACATGTGCCCGCCAAGACAAGGCAGGGTATCACAACAGAAATTCTGGGTCAGGACGGTATTTCCGCCGCGCCCATGCCTGCAGAGTATGAAAGCCCGTGGCGTAAAAATCTTGCCGGTCTGGACGGCGATGTGGAAGAGCTGGACTGGTCGTATGCCACCACCGACGGCTACCTGAAGCTGCTGGAGCAGAACGGCAGCGCACCCAACGAAGGGTATCTGATCCCGCACGGCAACGTGCGTATGGAGGCGCTGGGGCTTTCCAATGTAAAAGCCACGGACGACGACCTGCGCCGCATGCAGGACATCCTGCGCCGTGAACTGGAAGCCGGCGGTATGGGGTTTTCCACCGGACTTATTTACATGCCCTGCGCCTACAGCGACACGCGCGAGATGGTGGCCCTGTGCAAAGCGGCTGCGGAATTCGACAGACCTCTGGTTATCCACCAGCGCAGCGAGGCCGACACCATTCTGGAATCCATGGAAGAAGTCATCACCATGGGGCGCGAATCGGGCGTGAAGGTGCATTTTTCGCACTTTAAGATCTGCGGCAAAAACAATGCCGACAAGTATGAAAAAGTGCTTGCGCTGCTGGACAGATGCAGTGCCGAAGGCATCCGTGTCTCTTTTGATCAGTACCCCTACATTGCCGGTTCCACCATGCTGGGTGTGATTCTGCCGCCGTGGGTGCATGACGGCGGGACCGACCTGCTGTTGCAGAGGCTGGCCGACCCCGAAGCCCGCAGGCGCATGGTGCGTGATATCCGCAGCGGCATCGCCGGCTGGGATAACTTTGTGGAGTTTGCCGGACTGGACGGCATATATGTGACCGACGTGAAAACCGCCGCCAACGGCGACTGCATAGGCAAGAACCTTGTGGAACTGGGTGAATTGCGCGGCAAGGATCCTTTCGAGGCCACATTTGATCTGCTGCTGCAGGAAGAGAATGCCGTGGGCATGGTCGATTTTTACGGTCTGGAAGAACATGTGGAAGGCTTTATGCGCCGTCCCGAGATGAACGTATGCACTGACGGTCTGCTGGGCGGCAAGCCGCATCCCCGCGTATATGGTGCTTTTCCGCGGGTGCTTGGCCGCTATGTGCGCGAACGCGGCGCCCTGACGCTTGAAGAAGCCGTGCGTAAAATGACAGGCCGCCCCGCCTCTGTGTTCGGACTTGCCGGACGAGGTGAACTGAAAGCCGGAAATTATGCCGACATTGTGGTGTTTGACCCGCAGACTGTGCAGGACAACGGAACCTTTACCGACCCCTGCCAGTTCCCCGACGGCATCCATCATGTACTGGTCAACGGCCGGTATGTGGTGCGCAATGCCGCCAATACGGACGAGGCGCCCGGAAAGGTGATCCGTCTGTAA
- a CDS encoding sigma-54 interaction domain-containing protein codes for MLDSIAPAINRIAQVISIVIGLDVEVVNAEFVRIAGTGRYAEGVGTSIIEAGQVYRTARRTGRPVYVEKPRFHPICDGCKKKDTCEEKLTLCAPIKIDGKVEGIIGIICFNEEDRARILKTRDSFLDFVDMMSNIVISAARDQQRITMMSNTVDMLQSVVDAYSDGVFVFGRDGQLTYVNEHAKRTIRLPDPPLPANLTLTATGNTVEDADEYELSYNGKELMVMGRTVELAAQDPRFARLVIFEHQRDFTRRMSRFTSQAHSDGLGAILGNSPAVVRLKERVRSIATSSSTVLIEGESGTGKELFARAIHKESNRHDQPFIAINCGAIPDSLLESELFGYISGAFTGARSSGRIGKFELANGGVLFLDEISSMPLYLQVKLLRVLQERTITRLGSNKLINIDIRVIAATNDNLSELIAHNSFRSDLYYRLKVIPFEIPPLRERLEDVDMLTEHFFRKYGERFGKNLRHIDPQCMDMLKSYPWPGNIREFENAIEFIVNMMPENGVVTPAVLPPFLHAALRGEKKEQLDRQDDIIPLSELERQAIQRALDRFGSTTGGKKLAAERLGIGLATLYRKIQLYGL; via the coding sequence ATGCTCGACAGCATCGCACCGGCCATAAACCGGATTGCACAGGTCATATCCATTGTCATCGGGCTGGACGTGGAGGTGGTGAACGCCGAATTTGTCCGCATTGCCGGTACGGGGCGCTATGCCGAGGGCGTGGGTACCAGCATCATAGAGGCAGGACAGGTCTACCGGACGGCACGCCGCACCGGCCGCCCCGTGTATGTGGAAAAACCCCGCTTTCATCCCATCTGTGACGGCTGCAAAAAAAAAGATACCTGCGAAGAAAAGCTCACGCTCTGCGCCCCCATCAAGATTGACGGCAAGGTGGAAGGCATCATCGGCATTATCTGCTTCAATGAAGAAGACCGGGCGCGCATACTGAAAACCCGTGATTCATTTCTCGACTTCGTGGACATGATGTCCAACATTGTCATCAGCGCCGCACGGGACCAGCAGCGCATAACCATGATGTCCAACACCGTGGACATGCTGCAGAGTGTGGTGGATGCCTATTCCGACGGGGTGTTTGTTTTTGGCCGCGACGGACAGCTGACCTATGTGAACGAACATGCCAAACGCACCATACGCCTGCCCGACCCGCCCCTGCCGGCCAACCTGACTCTGACTGCCACCGGCAACACGGTGGAAGACGCCGACGAATACGAACTGAGCTACAACGGCAAGGAACTGATGGTCATGGGCCGCACCGTGGAACTGGCCGCGCAGGACCCGCGGTTTGCACGTCTGGTCATTTTTGAACATCAGCGCGATTTCACCAGGCGCATGTCGCGGTTCACATCGCAGGCCCATTCGGACGGGCTGGGGGCCATACTGGGCAACTCGCCCGCCGTGGTGCGGCTGAAAGAACGCGTGCGCAGCATCGCCACATCATCTTCCACCGTGCTCATAGAAGGTGAAAGCGGTACCGGCAAGGAACTGTTTGCCCGTGCCATTCACAAGGAAAGCAACAGACACGACCAGCCGTTCATTGCCATCAACTGCGGGGCCATTCCTGATTCACTGCTGGAAAGCGAACTTTTCGGCTATATAAGCGGAGCCTTTACCGGTGCGCGGTCTTCCGGACGCATCGGCAAATTCGAGCTGGCCAACGGCGGGGTGCTGTTTCTGGATGAAATAAGCTCCATGCCCCTGTATCTGCAGGTCAAGCTGCTGCGCGTACTGCAGGAACGCACCATCACACGGCTGGGGTCCAACAAGCTTATCAACATAGATATCCGTGTCATTGCCGCCACCAACGACAACCTCAGCGAACTTATCGCCCACAACTCGTTCCGCAGTGACCTGTACTACCGGCTCAAGGTCATTCCTTTTGAAATCCCCCCGCTGCGCGAACGGCTGGAAGATGTGGACATGCTGACCGAACATTTCTTCCGCAAGTACGGAGAACGGTTCGGCAAAAATCTGCGCCACATAGACCCGCAGTGCATGGACATGCTTAAAAGCTACCCCTGGCCGGGCAACATCCGTGAATTTGAAAACGCCATTGAATTCATAGTCAACATGATGCCTGAAAACGGCGTGGTGACACCTGCCGTTCTTCCCCCTTTTCTGCATGCCGCGCTGCGCGGTGAAAAAAAAGAACAGCTGGATCGGCAGGACGATATCATCCCCCTGAGCGAGCTTGAACGTCAGGCCATACAGCGGGCGCTGGACCGCTTCGGTTCCACCACCGGCGGCAAAAAACTTGCAGCCGAGCGGCTGGGCATAGGGCTGGCCACACTATACCGCAAAATCCAGCTGTACGGGCTGTAG
- a CDS encoding RidA family protein, translating into MKKIVHTDAAPAAIGPYSQAVLKGDTLYISGQLPVDPATGELVDGIEAQTRQSLTNAKAILEAAGSSLDKVCRTGVFMKDLSQFAQMNAVYAEFFSTAFPARSCVQVAALPKNALVEIELIAEV; encoded by the coding sequence ATGAAAAAGATTGTACACACCGATGCCGCCCCCGCAGCTATCGGTCCGTATTCACAGGCCGTGCTCAAAGGTGACACCCTGTATATTTCAGGCCAGCTGCCCGTTGACCCCGCCACAGGCGAACTGGTGGACGGTATTGAAGCTCAGACCAGACAGAGCCTGACCAACGCCAAGGCCATTCTGGAAGCTGCCGGTTCTTCGCTGGACAAGGTGTGCCGCACCGGCGTGTTTATGAAAGATCTTTCGCAGTTTGCCCAGATGAACGCCGTCTACGCGGAGTTTTTCTCCACCGCATTTCCCGCCCGCAGCTGCGTGCAGGTAGCCGCCCTGCCCAAGAATGCGCTTGTGGAAATCGAACTCATTGCCGAAGTGTAG
- the dpaL gene encoding diaminopropionate ammonia-lyase — protein MSNIRFIANQKARQQTDKVDVSFLSCAEAEVVRGFFKTFEGYEPTPLVGLKGLAAELGVSSFYLKDESKRFGLNAFKVLGGGYAIAKHICRRLGVPIAEMSMERLCSAEVREALGEVTFVSATDGNHGRGVAWAANRMGQKSVIYMPKGSAVTRLENIRAEGAQASITDLNYDDAVRLAWKDSQEKGWVMVQDTAWEGYEEIPGWIMQGYTTLALEALEEFERQEGEAPTHVFLQAGVGSFAGGVQGLLAQRYGERRPVTAVVEPELADCIFRSAAAADGNPHFVTGDMPTVMAGLACGEPNTVGWSILRDYSDGYISCPDWVAANGMRILASPRPGDARVISGESGAVTTGIVECLMRMPDMAPVREALELDGDSRVLVISTEGDTDPVMYRKIVWQGAYPEIEG, from the coding sequence ATGAGTAACATCCGTTTTATTGCCAACCAGAAGGCCAGACAGCAGACAGACAAGGTGGACGTGAGCTTTCTGTCCTGCGCAGAGGCGGAAGTCGTCCGCGGTTTCTTTAAGACCTTTGAAGGGTATGAACCCACTCCTCTTGTCGGTTTGAAAGGACTGGCCGCAGAACTGGGCGTATCGTCTTTCTACCTTAAGGATGAATCCAAACGTTTTGGCCTGAACGCCTTCAAGGTGCTTGGCGGGGGCTATGCCATAGCCAAGCACATCTGCCGGCGTCTGGGCGTGCCCATTGCCGAGATGAGCATGGAACGTCTGTGCTCTGCGGAAGTGCGTGAAGCGCTGGGTGAAGTGACGTTTGTTTCGGCCACGGACGGAAACCACGGCCGCGGTGTGGCATGGGCTGCCAACCGTATGGGACAGAAATCCGTTATCTATATGCCCAAAGGCTCCGCCGTAACGCGGCTTGAAAATATCCGCGCAGAAGGAGCACAGGCCAGCATAACCGACCTGAACTACGATGACGCTGTGCGTCTTGCATGGAAAGATTCGCAGGAAAAAGGCTGGGTTATGGTGCAGGATACCGCGTGGGAAGGCTACGAGGAAATTCCCGGCTGGATCATGCAGGGATACACCACGCTGGCGCTTGAAGCTCTGGAAGAGTTTGAACGGCAGGAAGGCGAAGCCCCCACGCATGTGTTTCTGCAGGCGGGAGTGGGGTCCTTTGCCGGTGGCGTACAGGGGCTGCTGGCTCAGCGCTACGGCGAGCGCCGCCCTGTAACCGCAGTGGTGGAACCGGAACTGGCTGACTGCATTTTCCGCTCTGCCGCCGCTGCTGACGGCAATCCGCACTTTGTCACCGGCGACATGCCTACGGTGATGGCCGGTCTGGCCTGCGGAGAGCCGAACACGGTGGGCTGGAGCATTCTGCGCGACTACAGCGACGGCTACATATCATGCCCCGACTGGGTGGCCGCCAACGGCATGCGTATTCTTGCCAGCCCGCGGCCCGGAGATGCCCGTGTCATTTCCGGAGAATCCGGCGCAGTGACCACCGGCATAGTGGAATGCCTCATGCGTATGCCCGACATGGCTCCCGTGCGCGAGGCTCTGGAACTGGACGGCGACTCGCGCGTGCTGGTCATCAGCACCGAAGGCGACACCGACCCTGTGATGTACCGCAAGATTGTCTGGCAGGGCGCCTACCCTGAAATTGAAGGATAA
- a CDS encoding cache domain-containing protein, giving the protein MRANASIAGRIGLLLLFLIVFASAIGLTYTYYIKLVQSDSLAEVKSATVHGYERTLRYSVQSMAAALSDAMTKARERGDNPVDVLRRTINAVRYDNDGYYFVYDLNGINIVHPLDPAFQGTDRLNHHDKDGVPYISILASLVRSGGGYVSYSFHKPGETTPLPKLAYAEIIPGTDFWLATGIYTDNIQNEQEKLAARLDGHINKALMIVGVGVFITLVFFVLPTSLYMVSGILKPWRQMERELRHAQKMEAIGIFAGGIAHDFNNILGAISSCSELALEDTPEDSPVREDLYHVLKAARRGKNLVKRIKTFSQRTELTKTTVQVRYTVQECIQLLQTFIPATVEVRLRINAPTAQVKADPDQLLQVLMNLCTNAEQAMRGMKGLLEITLDMETLDTGHAAPLELPAGRYVVVSVRDTGTGMKPVVMKHVFEPFYTTRKKSGGTGLGLSITQNIVRLHGGHITVDSAPSRGSTFRVYLPCSGMAEEVQEKQIRSALQRGNESLLIVDDDDDLAYSVGKLFTRLGYKVTSVTRSKEALELFRRKPHAFDLVLTDQMMPNLTGVELTRELLSIRPDLPVIMYTGFEGTGNLSRYPKDWRKVGVAAFFYKPFDTAALSAEIRTQLDKHKKHRSTAHARSDH; this is encoded by the coding sequence TTGCGCGCCAATGCCAGCATTGCAGGCCGTATCGGTCTTTTGCTGCTCTTTCTTATTGTCTTCGCCTCTGCCATCGGGCTCACATACACCTACTACATCAAGCTTGTGCAGTCCGATTCGCTGGCAGAGGTAAAATCGGCCACGGTGCACGGCTACGAACGAACTCTGCGCTACTCGGTGCAAAGCATGGCCGCGGCATTGTCGGACGCCATGACCAAAGCCCGTGAACGGGGCGATAATCCGGTTGATGTGCTGCGGCGCACCATCAATGCCGTGCGCTACGACAACGACGGTTATTACTTTGTCTACGACCTCAACGGCATCAACATCGTCCATCCTCTCGACCCCGCTTTTCAAGGCACCGACCGCCTGAACCACCACGACAAAGACGGCGTACCCTACATCAGCATTCTGGCATCACTGGTCCGCAGCGGCGGCGGTTATGTTTCGTACAGCTTTCACAAGCCCGGCGAAACCACGCCGCTGCCCAAACTGGCCTACGCCGAGATTATTCCCGGTACCGACTTCTGGCTGGCCACAGGCATCTACACCGACAACATCCAGAACGAACAGGAAAAGCTGGCCGCGCGTCTTGACGGGCATATCAACAAGGCCCTGATGATCGTGGGCGTGGGGGTTTTCATCACCCTTGTCTTTTTTGTACTGCCCACCAGCCTGTATATGGTCAGCGGCATTCTTAAACCGTGGCGCCAGATGGAACGCGAACTGCGTCATGCACAAAAAATGGAGGCCATCGGCATTTTTGCTGGCGGCATAGCGCATGATTTCAATAATATTCTCGGCGCCATATCGTCATGCAGCGAACTGGCACTGGAAGATACGCCGGAAGACAGCCCCGTGCGCGAAGACCTGTACCATGTGCTCAAGGCGGCACGGCGCGGTAAAAACCTTGTCAAACGCATCAAGACGTTCAGCCAGCGCACCGAACTGACCAAAACCACGGTGCAGGTACGATACACCGTACAGGAATGCATCCAGCTGCTGCAGACATTCATTCCCGCCACAGTGGAGGTCCGCCTGCGCATCAATGCGCCCACCGCGCAGGTAAAAGCCGACCCGGACCAGCTGCTGCAGGTGCTCATGAACCTGTGCACCAACGCCGAGCAGGCCATGCGCGGCATGAAAGGCCTGCTGGAAATCACACTGGACATGGAAACTCTGGACACCGGACACGCCGCCCCGCTGGAACTGCCCGCGGGACGTTATGTGGTCGTATCCGTACGCGACACGGGTACAGGCATGAAGCCGGTGGTCATGAAACACGTGTTTGAACCTTTCTACACCACACGCAAAAAAAGCGGCGGAACGGGGCTGGGACTTTCCATCACCCAAAACATCGTCCGGCTGCACGGCGGGCACATAACGGTGGACAGTGCGCCCAGCAGGGGCTCAACCTTCCGCGTGTACCTGCCCTGCAGCGGCATGGCCGAAGAAGTACAGGAAAAACAGATACGTTCCGCACTGCAGCGCGGCAATGAATCGTTGCTGATAGTGGATGACGACGATGACCTGGCCTATTCCGTGGGAAAACTGTTCACGCGGCTGGGATACAAAGTCACCAGCGTCACACGCAGCAAAGAGGCACTGGAACTTTTCAGACGAAAGCCCCATGCCTTTGATCTGGTACTTACCGACCAGATGATGCCCAACCTCACAGGCGTGGAACTGACACGCGAGCTGCTGAGCATCCGGCCGGACCTGCCCGTCATCATGTACACCGGCTTTGAAGGCACTGGGAACCTGTCGCGCTATCCCAAAGACTGGCGCAAGGTCGGGGTGGCCGCCTTTTTCTACAAACCGTTTGATACCGCGGCTCTGAGCGCGGAAATACGCACCCAGCTGGACAAGCATAAAAAGCACAGGAGCACCGCACATGCGCGTTCTGATCATTGA